AGAATTCCCCGATTAGCTCTTGCACTTTGCCCTTGGCGTCGGCCAGCGCGGTACGACCCTGCCTGGTGATCGTGTAGAGACGCCGCGCGCGCTTGCCGGGTCCCTCCTGCCGTTGCTTGAGATATCCTTTGCGCGCCAACGCGTGGAGCATCGGGTAAAGGGTTCCCGGACTGATTTCGTAGCCGTGCTCGCGAAGCTCGTCGATCATCCAGCTGCCGTAGATGGGCTTCTCCGCGGCGTGGTGCAGGACGTGGAGGCGGATGAGCCCCGAGTAGAGATCTTTGTCGCTGGCGTTCATGGATGTGTTCAGTGTCCGGGTAGAGATATTGTCCTTGATATGTCAATATCGAATTTCGATATCGAGTTTCGATTAGACCGACGCGAATGTCAACCGGGAAATCCTGTGAGGGCGGAGATTTGATCGAGGTGCCGCAAAGCGATGACTGAAGCGACGACACAAGTCTCGGGCAACGCTGGCGCCGGAGGGCCCGGCGGCGAGACCTTCAAGCTCTCGCTGGCAGCCGGTATGTGTTGGGCCATTGCGATGTTGGGTTTGTACGCCCAACCCCAGCTACTCGAATCCATCATGGCGGATCACGACGCCCTCGAAGGCGCCGTGGGGCAGATGTTCTCGTTCGAGAACGGTTCGTTTTTCATCACTCTACTGCTGGCTTCCGGACCCATCGCGAGCATGTCGCGCGCTCGCACAGCGGTTTTCGGAATTGTGGTGCTCGTAGCAGGAAACATCGCCTCCGCGTACGCGGGCAGTTTCGATGCGTTGCTGATGGCGCGCGTCGTCACGGGCATTGGAGCTGGGCTGGTTTCGGCGGCGGGGACCGCAGCAGCAGCATCGTCTCCACAACCGGAACGCGTTTTCGCAATCATCACGGTGTTACACAACATTGTTTTATCTGCAGAATTCAAAGTTATTCCATACGTGAAAACAGAGACCGACCCCACCGGTTGCTACCTCATGATGGCGGCCGTTGGTTTCGCGTCGCTGCCCTTGTGTCGCTGGTTGCTGTCGCCCCGTATGGGAGATGCCGACGAGGGGAGCATGGTGACGCTCTTGCTCTCGGCGCCCAATCGAATGCTTGCAGTGGCTGTCATGGTCGGAATGTTCGTCTTCGAGGCGGGCCAAAGTGGCGTTTTCACATTTCTTGACCAGATCGGAATCCAGGCAGCACTGGATGCGGACCAGAGGGGAACCGTCCTGAGTGTCACGAGTTTCATGGGGCTGGCAGGCGGCGTGCTTGCGGCGTGGTTGGGCACACGCTTCGGTCGCGTCTGGCCGATCTGCATCGGCCTGGGGCTCAACGTTGTTGCGGCAGCTGGACTTGCCGTGTTCGAATCCGAATTTGCTTACAGCGCTCTCAACTTGCTCTGGGGCCTCGCCTACAACTTTCTGGTGCCGTACTTGATGGGCGCGCTGGCGGCGCTGGACGACCGAGGTCGCTGGGCGGTTGCAGGCGACTCGCTCTGGAACGGTGGAGCCGTGCCCGGTCCCTGGATCGCCGCCGTGCTGGTCGAAGAAGCCGGCATGCTCCCGTTAGCGGGCTGGGTATTGGTTACCGGGGGAATCTGTTTGGTGTTGGTTATCGGAGCGCTTCGCCGATTCGAATCGCAGAGCAGGGGCGCGGCCTCGCCGTGAAATTAAAGCCCGTGTTCTCCGAACGTGTGCTTGCGCCCCGCACGCGAATCAGCTCTTGAATGGTTCATCCCCGGGCATTTCATGCGGGGAACTAGTATCGTCTCGCCCCAATGGCCATATCATGGATCGACTTCGGGATCATCGCTGCGTACCTGATGGCAATGCTGGGCATCGGTTACTACATCTT
This sequence is a window from Myxococcales bacterium. Protein-coding genes within it:
- a CDS encoding helix-turn-helix transcriptional regulator, with protein sequence MNASDKDLYSGLIRLHVLHHAAEKPIYGSWMIDELREHGYEISPGTLYPMLHALARKGYLKQRQEGPGKRARRLYTITRQGRTALADAKGKVQELIGEFSESHS